The Kogia breviceps isolate mKogBre1 chromosome 8, mKogBre1 haplotype 1, whole genome shotgun sequence DNA window CCCGAGGTCCCACCTCACTGCCTTTTTGCAGGCCTGTTTTCCCAATGTTTGGAAATATTCAAACCCTATGCAACATGGAGGGAAGATGCTACCTAATTTCCTTCAAAGCACAGGCACTGCTCACGGCCGATTGACCTCCAGAGAAATGTAGGTGGCACTGGGGGTCACCATGAGTCCTGCTGGGTTACCACCCCTGCCCTGTCAGGAGCCATTGGCTACAAGACCCTCCAACCAAGCAGGTGGGCACGGCGCTGCTCCGTGTACGAGAGGACGACAGAGGAGGACTTCGCCCAGGGAGACTGCACTCCAGCCCACTGGTAGCCGGGGAGCGCTCCTCAGGGAGGCCCCAGTCTCCCCCACAATCGCCCCGTGGCCCTGCAGCCCTCAGGCTTCCAGCTGGACCTCAGACTCGTCCATCTGCAGAGTGTCATTGTCTCCCAGCAGCTCGGTCTCGGGGACGGAGccgtcctcctcttcctctgcttcctGCACGGGGCTCTGGGCCACATCTTCTGGGACATTCTGCGTGTCCTCAGTGCCCTCCGAGAGCAGGGCTGCCCTGTCTGCCACGGATGTGTTGGAGGGCGCGGTGGTGACGTACCCCGTGCTGGTGGAGCCGCTGCCGCTGTGGTGGGAGCCAGGCTTGGGCACCATCTGGGCGGGCACCTGCTGTGGGGCCATCTGCATCGGGATCTGGACCGGGTAAAAGTTGGGCAGGTAGGCCCCGTAGGCCGGCACGGGCTGGTACCCATTGACGGGGATGtagagctggggagggggcaccATGGGTCTGATCTGGCCCTTCATGGGGATGAACTGGGGCTGCGGGAAGGGCTGGGCCTTCTGCTTGGGGCCCCCGTAGCGGGTGTTGCTGATGTTGCTGACGGGGCTGGTACTCAGAGAGCTGGTCTGCGTGACGTTGCTGGCGCCTGAGGTCTGCCCCGAGCTGTTGTAGGTAGACAGGTTGCCCCAGGCCCGCAGCCGGCTGTGGATGTCCTTGAAGCGGGGCCGCCGGCTGGGGAACTCGTGCCAGCACTCGATCATCAGCGCGTACACCCAGGCAGGGCAGTCGTCGGGGCAGGGCAGCACCTGCCGGCTCCGGACCATCTCCACCACGTCCTGGTTGGAGTGGCCGCAGTAGGGCTGCAGGCCGTAGCTGAACACCTCCCACAGGACCACGCCGTAGGACCAGATGTCCGAGTCCACGGAGAACTTGCCGTACATGATGGCCTCGGGGGACATCCAGCGGATGGGCAGCAGCGCGCTCCCCATCAGCTTGTAGTAGTCGGCCGAGTACACTTCGCGGAAGAGCCCCAAGTCCGAGATCTTCACGGTCAGCTTGTCGTACACGAGGACGTTGCGGGTGGCCAGGTCCTTGTGGACCACGTGGTGGCTGGACAGGTACTCCATGCCCGCGGCAATCTGCGCCACCACGTGCACGAAGTCGGGCGGCTCCAGGGCGGACTTCACCGTGCGGTCGTCGTCTGTGCTGCCCACGTCCGAGTGCGGCGAGCGCATGACCAGGAACTCGTGCAGGTCGCCGTGAGAGCAGTAGCTGAAGATCATGCTGAGGGGCTGGTCCTTGGTCACCACGCCCAGCAGGCAGACAATGTTGGGGTGCTGCAGCCGTGCCCGCAGCAGGGCCTCATGCCGGAACTCCTCCCGAAGCGGCCCCTCCGCTTTGTCCTTCAGCGTCTTGATGGCCACAGCCTGGGTCTGCTCGCCCGGCGCCGGGCCGAACAGATGCCCTTTGTAGACCTTCCCGAACCGGTCCTCCCCGAGCTCCTCCATGAACCTCACCGTGGACAAGCTGATCTCCTTGAGTTTGGCCTGCCAAGAAGAAAAGCTCCGGTGAAACATTTCTGCCACCGAGACGCCAGGAGGCAGAGCTGAACAGCTGGGAGGGGATtcgggtgggggggtgggcagtCCTAGAGCCGCCCCCCCAAGCCTGGGCTTGCAGAGGACCCACAGGTCCCACCTGGCCCACCTCAGCCTGCCCTACACAATGCTCTCTGCTCTTAAATGTGCTCTGACACCACGAGGCTGCCTGAAACCTTCAACAGGGTCCCAACCAGGCTGCAAACAATGTCCCCACCCCAAAGATACCATTGCAGACTAtatgtgtgagggtgtgtgtgtgtgtgtgtgtgtgtgtctgtgtgtgtgtgtgcacacctaTTTACACACCCCAGCCATGCTGAACTCCGGCTGTCCCAGGTCACCCTCCCAGCTGTGTCCCCCACTGAGGGCCTTTCCGGATGTTCCCTGCTGTGCACCCACCAACAGACCCAGCCACCACTGTTCATCACAACAAGATGCAATGTCTATTTCCCTCGAACCCTGAGGTGTGCTTTCCCCAatctgagtcatttgtagagtcCAGGCCAGCTGCTCTCCAGATGTGCCTCCAAGGGCCTGTTTTGCTGCTTCCTCTTGATTAGATTCTCCAGTGGATGCCACTTGACAGAAGCACCACACACGTAAAATCGATTTGAACCTTGCGTCTCTCAGCCTCTACAACTTCCCGTCCCTTCTGTGTGCCTGGCCCCTGTCCTCGGAGGCTCTCTGAACCCAAGGGAATCTGTGCTCTCACCTGCCAGCCCTTCACCCACAACAAACCCTCAGTGACTCCTGGCTACTGAGCTGAATGAGTCCACCCTCTCCCTCTTCATAGCCTGGATGGAAATGATTTTCCCCCAAAACTTTCAAGTAATATAAATGCCCCTTCACTGAAGCTAGGTgggctgggagagacctcctccTGTGATACATTTCAGTGTGTTCTCGCTATCCTAAGAACTCAGGTTGGGGGTGGTCTGCCCCCCTACCACCACTACAGGACTGCTGCTGTGTCCTTccctgtaaaacaaaacaaaacaaaacaaagcaaaaccaaccCAACCCCAAACTGACCAGAAAACAGGTCATCCTCCCTTAAAAATACCATGTGGTGGGGGTGATCTGAGCCCTTCTTTTGTGTGTCCTCCTGTGGGGACAGCTGAAGCACAGCAAAGTGAGAACAACTCATTCGGACCCATGCTAAAATGGCTGGTCTCCGTCGAGGGAGAACAGTGAAGTCCAAACACACCTTCCATATACTCCCTAAGGACACAAACGTCCTGGTGTATCTTAGAGAAGAAACGGCAAAATGAAGGACAGTTTAAAAGACTTATGTGCTGTGTATCAAGCAAATTAAGAAACCTAGAATTGGAGGTAACCAATCTCCAGGTAGAGGTTAAGCCTGGGGGAGCTGCCGCTTTAAATACGGGGGCACAGAGACCTGCTTGTGCTGGTTGATGAGAGGCATTTCCACATCCTGGCTGGGTGAGGCCATCAGCTGCCGCCTCTGGGGCGTGGAGGAGGAAGACTTCTGTTTATTCCGGCACATGCAGACCAAGAAGAAAAGGCATGCGATG harbors:
- the ROR2 gene encoding tyrosine-protein kinase transmembrane receptor ROR2, encoding MARCLALPLLCVPAVWAAAALLFCVSGTSGQAEVPDPNDPLGQLDGHDSPIPTLKGYFLNFLEPVNNITIVQGQTAILHCKVAGNPPPSVRWLKNDAPVVQEPRRIIIRKTEYGSRLRIQDLDTTDTGYYQCVATNGLKTITATGVLFVRLGPTHSPNHNFQDDYHEDGFCQPYRGIACARFIGNRTIYVDSLQMQGEIENRITAAFTMIGTSTHLSDQCSQFAIPSFCHFVFPLCDARSRAPKPRELCRDECEVLESDLCRQEYTIARSNPLILMRLQLPKCEVLPMPESPDAANCMRIGIPAERLGRYHQCYNGSGTDYRGTASTTKSGHQCQPWALQHPHSHHLTSADFPELGGGHAYCRNPGGQMEGPWCFTQNKNVRMELCDVPSCSPQDNSRMGILYILVPSIAIPLVIACLFFLVCMCRNKQKSSSSTPQRRQLMASPSQDVEMPLINQHKQAKLKEISLSTVRFMEELGEDRFGKVYKGHLFGPAPGEQTQAVAIKTLKDKAEGPLREEFRHEALLRARLQHPNIVCLLGVVTKDQPLSMIFSYCSHGDLHEFLVMRSPHSDVGSTDDDRTVKSALEPPDFVHVVAQIAAGMEYLSSHHVVHKDLATRNVLVYDKLTVKISDLGLFREVYSADYYKLMGSALLPIRWMSPEAIMYGKFSVDSDIWSYGVVLWEVFSYGLQPYCGHSNQDVVEMVRSRQVLPCPDDCPAWVYALMIECWHEFPSRRPRFKDIHSRLRAWGNLSTYNSSGQTSGASNVTQTSSLSTSPVSNISNTRYGGPKQKAQPFPQPQFIPMKGQIRPMVPPPQLYIPVNGYQPVPAYGAYLPNFYPVQIPMQMAPQQVPAQMVPKPGSHHSGSGSTSTGYVTTAPSNTSVADRAALLSEGTEDTQNVPEDVAQSPVQEAEEEEDGSVPETELLGDNDTLQMDESEVQLEA